The window CCTCGGCACGGTGCTCGAGGGCGAGGCGGTCGTCAACGACGCCGTGGCGATCGTCCTGTTTGGCCTGGCCGGCGCCACCGCGCCCGGCGTGGGCGCCCTGGTCGGAACGGCCGTCGCCTACGCGCTCCGGGGGGTCACCGAACCCGTGGTCGAAGCGATCCGCAGCTTGGTGGCGGCGGCCGCGGCGTACGTCGCGGCCGAGGCGATGCGCGCGAGCGGCGTCATCGGCGTGGTCGCCGCGGGCGTTGCGTTCGCGTCACTCCCGCGGGACAGGAGACCGTGCGCGTCGTGTGGGACGTGGTCGCCTTCCTCGCCAACTCCGCGCTGTTCTTGCTGGTCGGCCTGCTGGTACCGCTGTCGCTGCTCGCGCGCCACGCGGGGCTGATCGCCATCGTCGTCGTGGCTGCGCTCGGCGCGCGCGCGCTCGCCGTCTACGTCTGTGCGGGGGTGCTGGCGCGGCCGGACGCCCCGGTCCCGATGCCCTGGCGTCACGTCCTGGTCTGGGGCGGACTACGCGGCGGCGTCGCGGTGGCCCTGGTGCTCGCGCTTCCGCTGATGCTACCTCGGCACGACGCGGTCGCCGCGGCGATTCTCGGATTGGTCGTCTGGACGCTGGTCGGTCAGGGGTTGCTCGTGGGACCGGTTACTCGCTGGACCGGGTTGCACGGACCCCGGAGCCCCCAGGCCGACGCGCCGTAGGCCGCCTCCCCAACTCGTCAGGTACGGTCGTCTTCGGCTTCGCGGTCGAGCCCTTCCAACCGGGCGCGCCATCGCTCGTCGAGCAACCGCTCGGCCTGCTCGCGCGTGACCCCGTTGACAACGAGCCGTTCCTCGCCGGCCGGGTCATCACACGCGGCGACCCAGCGGTGCCTGGCCTCGTCCCACTCCACTACGAGGCCGGTCATCGCGGCCCGCTCCTCGTCGATCATCGGGGAGCCCTCCTATCAACACGCATCGGGCAGCGG is drawn from bacterium and contains these coding sequences:
- a CDS encoding cation:proton antiporter, encoding MWDVVAFLANSALFLLVGLLVPLSLLARHAGLIAIVVVAALGARALAVYVCAGVLARPDAPVPMPWRHVLVWGGLRGGVAVALVLALPLMLPRHDAVAAAILGLVVWTLVGQGLLVGPVTRWTGLHGPRSPQADAP